A stretch of the Fusobacterium varium genome encodes the following:
- a CDS encoding putative uric acid transporter: MMNTKTANGEQISSIDTMLSLKELFLFGMQHIAAMCAGAMAVPIILGNSLGMSYNQISILVAASFMMAGLGTIIQTLGIGKKIGSKLPMIEGVSFAGVAALTAVGVAYREADPVLGIQVMMGATIISGVFCIIVAPVFGKLLKFFPPLVSGVVVTCMGLSLIPVAIRWIGGGNPSAEHFGNFKNILLAGITLVIIIGIQKLSKGFLGNIAILIGIIAGTIIAMPMGMVDFSNISNAGVFNLNTPLYFGMPKFDITAVLSLFLVQLVIMTDATGNQLNLSNICKVDEKDEGRLVAGLRAHGLSSVLGGIFNTFPHSLFGQNVGIASITGVSSRFVGTAAGVMLLTVSFFPKLINILTSIPEPVLGGAGIIMFGIVAANGIKRLGEVNYNGNKNLMIVATSIGIALIPIAVPEFFKHFPGWGKILFQSPVTLGCLSVLILNIIFNELGKNKK; this comes from the coding sequence ATGATGAACACAAAAACAGCAAATGGAGAACAGATAAGTTCAATAGATACAATGCTTAGTTTAAAGGAACTCTTTCTATTTGGAATGCAGCATATAGCAGCAATGTGTGCAGGAGCTATGGCAGTTCCTATTATTCTTGGAAATTCTTTAGGAATGTCTTACAATCAGATCAGTATATTGGTTGCTGCATCCTTCATGATGGCAGGATTGGGAACTATTATTCAAACTTTAGGTATTGGAAAAAAAATTGGGTCAAAACTTCCAATGATAGAAGGAGTAAGTTTTGCTGGAGTTGCAGCTCTTACAGCGGTAGGAGTAGCCTATAGAGAGGCAGATCCTGTACTGGGAATACAAGTAATGATGGGAGCGACTATTATTTCAGGAGTATTTTGCATCATAGTTGCACCAGTATTTGGAAAACTATTAAAGTTTTTTCCACCTCTTGTATCAGGAGTAGTAGTTACATGTATGGGATTATCCCTTATTCCAGTAGCCATAAGATGGATAGGAGGAGGAAATCCATCAGCAGAACATTTTGGAAACTTCAAAAATATTCTGCTTGCAGGAATAACTTTAGTAATAATAATTGGAATTCAAAAATTATCTAAAGGTTTTTTAGGAAATATAGCAATACTGATAGGAATAATAGCAGGAACGATTATAGCTATGCCTATGGGGATGGTGGATTTTTCAAATATTTCTAATGCAGGAGTTTTCAATTTAAATACGCCATTATATTTTGGAATGCCAAAATTTGATATCACAGCAGTATTATCATTATTTTTAGTACAGTTAGTAATTATGACAGATGCAACAGGAAACCAATTGAATCTCAGCAATATATGTAAGGTTGATGAAAAAGATGAAGGAAGATTAGTAGCAGGATTAAGAGCGCATGGACTTTCTTCAGTATTAGGAGGAATATTTAATACTTTTCCCCACTCACTATTTGGGCAGAATGTTGGAATAGCTTCAATAACTGGAGTTTCAAGTCGTTTTGTAGGAACAGCAGCAGGAGTTATGCTTTTGACTGTAAGTTTTTTTCCAAAGTTAATAAATATACTGACATCAATTCCAGAACCTGTATTAGGCGGAGCAGGGATAATTATGTTTGGTATAGTTGCTGCTAATGGAATAAAAAGACTTGGAGAAGTTAACTACAATGGAAACAAAAATCTTATGATAGTTGCTACAAGTATAGGAATAGCCTTAATACCAATAGCGGTACCAGAGTTTTTCAAGCATTTTCCAGGATGGGGAAAGATATTGTTTCAGAGTCCAGTAACTTTAGGATGTCTTTCAGTATTGATACTAAATATAATTTTTAATGAATTAGGAAAAAATAAAAAATAA
- a CDS encoding putative dihydropyrimidine dehydrogenase, with product MADIRVKIAGLEYENPVIVAAGPPSKDAEACRACVENGAAGVVAKTVSAVPADVPKPCMHDFKGKLFINTELWSELSVEHWIAEEYEKCKVKNEPLIIGMGYVESDIRKLIPMLDKYADAYEISSHYVGRDLTPMLNTLRAAKELTKKPVFMKVSPGVENLGEVGKTLEENGADGLVAINSVGPCLSIDIETGKPFMGSSTGYGWMSGAAIKPIALRVVYELAKAVKIPVFGVGGVTCGADVIEMVMAGAAAVQVCTQGIIEGPKAFGRIARETNEWLDAHGYSSLDEIRGITVKYLSEREKANYITHPPVVTLEKCIGCGVCKTVCGYKAIEIIEKKAVINREKCFGCGVCVSKCPTKAMDIVR from the coding sequence ATGGCAGATATAAGAGTTAAAATAGCAGGTTTAGAGTATGAAAATCCAGTAATTGTGGCAGCAGGCCCACCTTCAAAGGATGCAGAAGCATGCAGAGCATGTGTAGAAAATGGAGCAGCAGGAGTAGTTGCAAAAACTGTATCAGCAGTTCCAGCAGATGTACCAAAGCCATGTATGCATGACTTTAAGGGAAAACTTTTTATAAATACAGAATTATGGTCTGAATTATCAGTAGAACATTGGATAGCTGAAGAGTATGAAAAATGTAAAGTAAAAAATGAACCTTTGATAATAGGAATGGGATATGTTGAATCTGATATCAGAAAACTTATTCCTATGCTTGATAAATATGCTGATGCCTATGAGATATCGAGTCATTATGTAGGAAGAGATCTTACTCCTATGTTGAATACATTGAGGGCAGCTAAAGAACTTACTAAAAAGCCAGTATTTATGAAAGTATCACCAGGAGTGGAGAACTTAGGAGAAGTTGGAAAAACCCTTGAGGAAAATGGAGCAGATGGTTTGGTTGCAATTAATTCAGTAGGACCTTGTCTTTCAATAGATATAGAAACTGGAAAGCCATTTATGGGAAGTTCAACAGGATATGGGTGGATGTCAGGAGCAGCTATAAAACCAATAGCACTAAGAGTTGTATATGAACTTGCAAAAGCAGTAAAAATTCCAGTATTTGGTGTAGGTGGAGTTACTTGTGGAGCAGATGTAATTGAAATGGTAATGGCAGGAGCAGCAGCAGTTCAAGTATGTACACAAGGAATAATCGAAGGACCTAAAGCTTTTGGAAGAATAGCAAGAGAAACTAATGAATGGCTTGATGCACATGGGTATAGTTCATTAGATGAAATAAGAGGAATAACTGTAAAATATTTATCTGAAAGAGAAAAAGCCAATTATATAACACATCCACCAGTTGTAACATTAGAGAAATGTATTGGCTGTGGAGTATGCAAGACTGTATGTGGATATAAGGCAATAGAAATAATTGAGAAAAAAGCTGTTATTAATAGAGAAAAATGTTTTGGATGTGGAGTATGTGTCTCTAAATGTCCTACAAAAGCTATGGATATAGTTAGATAA
- a CDS encoding putative selenium metabolism protein: protein MILINGRIITQDIERPYIENGSIVIKGEKIIDLGNTEDMIKKYPDEKIEDVDRKVIMPGLINTHHHIYSAFARGMKSNGKPSENFVDILENLWWKLDKKLNLEDIEYSALTTYIDCIKNGVTTVFDHHASPYAITGSLETIAEAAKKLGIRTCLCYEVSDRDGIEIMEEGIKENVNFIKKYNTDFQNMIKGMFGLHASFTLSDESLKKCDKEMKGLNAGYHVHTAEGKADLEDSLRKYNKRVIERLRDFNILGDKTIAVHCIHINEEEMNILKDTKTNVVHNAESNMGNAVGCSPFLEMSVKGINIGIGTDGYTSDMFESMKVANIIHKHEKKNPSVAWTEVPTALFENNKKIAEKYFKGYIGVIKAGALADVIVVDYDPLTPMDGNNLNGHILFGMMGRSVTTTIINGKVIMKDRKLLVGDEKRIFGHSRETAQKLWDRM from the coding sequence TTGATATTAATTAATGGAAGAATAATAACTCAAGATATTGAAAGACCATACATTGAAAATGGAAGTATAGTCATAAAAGGAGAGAAAATAATAGATTTAGGCAATACTGAGGATATGATAAAAAAATATCCTGATGAAAAAATTGAAGATGTAGATAGAAAAGTAATAATGCCGGGACTTATAAATACACATCATCATATTTACAGTGCATTTGCCAGAGGGATGAAATCTAATGGAAAACCATCAGAAAATTTTGTAGATATACTTGAAAATCTTTGGTGGAAATTAGATAAAAAACTAAATTTAGAAGATATTGAATATAGTGCCCTTACAACATATATAGACTGTATAAAAAATGGAGTAACAACAGTATTTGATCATCATGCAAGTCCTTATGCTATTACAGGCAGTCTTGAAACTATAGCAGAAGCTGCAAAAAAATTAGGAATAAGAACATGTTTGTGTTATGAAGTTTCTGATAGAGATGGAATAGAGATAATGGAAGAAGGAATAAAAGAAAATGTTAATTTCATAAAAAAATATAATACTGATTTTCAAAATATGATAAAAGGAATGTTTGGGCTTCATGCTTCGTTTACTCTTTCAGATGAAAGTTTGAAAAAATGTGATAAAGAAATGAAAGGATTAAATGCTGGGTATCATGTGCATACAGCAGAAGGAAAAGCTGATTTAGAAGATTCACTAAGAAAATATAATAAAAGAGTAATTGAAAGGCTGAGAGATTTTAATATTCTTGGAGATAAGACAATAGCAGTTCATTGTATACATATAAATGAAGAAGAGATGAATATTCTTAAAGATACAAAAACAAATGTAGTACATAATGCAGAATCTAATATGGGAAATGCAGTGGGATGTTCACCATTTTTAGAAATGTCTGTTAAAGGAATAAATATTGGAATAGGAACAGATGGATATACAAGTGATATGTTTGAATCAATGAAAGTAGCTAATATTATACATAAACATGAAAAGAAAAATCCATCAGTTGCATGGACAGAAGTTCCAACAGCTTTATTTGAAAATAATAAAAAAATAGCTGAGAAATATTTTAAAGGGTATATAGGAGTAATTAAAGCTGGAGCTTTGGCAGATGTGATAGTGGTAGACTATGATCCTCTTACTCCTATGGACGGAAATAATCTTAATGGACATATATTATTTGGAATGATGGGCAGAAGTGTTACCACAACTATAATCAATGGAAAAGTAATAATGAAAGATAGAAAATTACTTGTAGGAGATGAAAAAAGGATATTTGGACATTCGAGAGAAACAGCACAAAAATTATGGGATAGAATGTAA
- a CDS encoding putative ATPase: protein MSKLKKIENHVKKYANIIANVIEAEVEIVDNELVRIAGTGLFQDKNNEIVSGVVYKEVIKTKKSLLIKEPKKHELCKKCDYKKECKEKLELSSPILYKEEVIGVIGLICTTDLQKNKVLNNLDSYLNFLEQIGDFISGKVYEYQSEIKTQEINDILKQILNNMDKCVLSLDANNYIINANKSAMKTLKLGAEYASKQVNIISKKLTILGKDIFEITIDDKYFNMVGISIPISSINEKVYNIFIFDNVNTEIPKNLKISNDSYALDAIIGESEIMQNLKNKIRKIADTKSTVLITGKSGTGKELVARAIHDSGERRNRPFIAINCGAIPDSLLESELFGYVKGAFSGASSEGRVGKFELANTGDIFLDEIGEMPYSLQVKLLRVLQERTLVRIGSNKLINLDLRVIAATNMDLKKMVEENKFREDLYYRLNVIPIEIPPLCERGEDLFLIIDKLIEKYNNIFNKYVHTIDEDVKEILKSYSWPGNVRELENIIEFMVNMADDSGRITKNMLYDNILKNKQNIKNDRNISFNDSNDVYTIEEMEKILIKKALELYKDDSNCKNKAASKLGIGIATLYRKIDKYKLNEI from the coding sequence ATGTCTAAGTTAAAAAAAATAGAAAACCATGTAAAAAAATATGCTAATATAATAGCAAATGTCATAGAAGCTGAAGTGGAAATAGTAGATAACGAACTTGTAAGAATAGCTGGAACTGGTTTATTTCAAGATAAAAATAATGAAATAGTTAGTGGTGTTGTATATAAAGAAGTAATAAAAACAAAGAAAAGTCTTTTAATTAAAGAACCTAAAAAACATGAGCTCTGTAAAAAATGTGATTACAAAAAAGAATGCAAAGAAAAGCTGGAACTATCTTCTCCCATATTATATAAAGAAGAAGTAATTGGAGTAATTGGTCTTATCTGTACTACAGATTTACAAAAAAATAAAGTTCTTAATAATCTTGATTCTTATCTCAATTTTCTTGAACAAATAGGTGATTTTATATCTGGGAAAGTATATGAATATCAAAGTGAGATAAAAACACAGGAAATAAACGATATTTTAAAACAAATACTTAATAATATGGATAAATGTGTTCTCTCTTTAGATGCCAACAATTATATAATCAATGCAAATAAATCAGCAATGAAAACTTTGAAACTAGGAGCTGAGTATGCTTCAAAACAAGTTAATATTATATCTAAAAAACTCACTATCTTAGGAAAAGATATATTCGAAATAACAATTGATGATAAATATTTCAATATGGTTGGAATCTCCATTCCAATATCTTCAATAAATGAAAAAGTTTATAATATCTTTATTTTTGATAATGTTAATACTGAAATTCCTAAAAATCTAAAAATATCTAATGATTCCTATGCTTTAGATGCTATAATTGGTGAATCAGAAATTATGCAAAATTTAAAAAATAAAATAAGAAAAATAGCAGATACAAAATCCACTGTATTAATAACTGGAAAAAGTGGAACAGGAAAAGAGCTTGTAGCCAGAGCTATTCATGATAGTGGTGAAAGAAGAAATAGACCATTCATAGCCATTAACTGTGGTGCTATACCTGATTCTCTTTTGGAAAGTGAGCTTTTTGGTTATGTAAAAGGAGCATTCAGTGGAGCCAGTTCAGAAGGAAGAGTAGGAAAATTTGAGCTTGCTAATACTGGAGATATTTTTTTAGATGAAATAGGAGAAATGCCTTACTCTTTACAAGTAAAACTTTTAAGAGTACTTCAAGAAAGAACTTTAGTCAGAATTGGTTCAAATAAACTTATTAATCTGGATTTAAGAGTTATTGCCGCTACTAACATGGATTTAAAAAAAATGGTGGAAGAAAATAAATTCAGAGAAGATTTATATTATAGATTAAATGTAATTCCTATTGAAATTCCGCCTTTATGTGAAAGGGGAGAAGATCTTTTCCTTATTATAGACAAACTTATAGAAAAATATAATAATATTTTTAATAAATATGTACACACTATAGATGAAGATGTAAAAGAAATATTAAAAAGCTACTCATGGCCTGGAAATGTAAGAGAACTTGAAAATATTATTGAATTTATGGTAAATATGGCTGATGATTCTGGAAGAATCACTAAAAATATGCTGTATGATAATATCCTCAAAAATAAACAAAATATAAAAAATGATAGAAATATATCATTTAATGATAGTAATGATGTTTATACTATTGAAGAAATGGAAAAAATTCTTATAAAAAAAGCGTTAGAGCTATATAAAGATGATTCTAATTGTAAAAATAAAGCTGCCAGTAAACTTGGGATAGGTATTGCCACACTTTATAGAAAAATAGATAAATATAAATTAAACGAAATATAA
- a CDS encoding pyridoxamine 5'-phosphate oxidase, which produces MKDTEKTLGNLIEKQGVTYISSIDEDGFPNTKAMLPPRKREGIKVFYFTTNTSSMRVKQYKTDSKACIYFCDRRFFRGIMLKGKMEILEDNLSKEMIWKDGDELYYQKGITDPDYCVLKFTAESGRFYSNFKSENIIIK; this is translated from the coding sequence ATGAAAGATACAGAAAAAACATTGGGAAATCTTATAGAAAAACAAGGAGTAACATATATAAGCTCAATAGATGAAGATGGGTTTCCAAATACTAAGGCAATGCTTCCACCGAGAAAAAGAGAAGGAATTAAAGTTTTTTACTTTACAACAAACACTTCTTCTATGCGTGTTAAACAGTATAAAACAGATTCTAAAGCTTGTATTTATTTTTGTGACAGGCGTTTTTTTAGAGGTATTATGTTAAAGGGAAAAATGGAAATCCTTGAAGATAATTTAAGTAAAGAAATGATATGGAAAGATGGGGATGAGCTTTATTATCAAAAAGGAATTACTGACCCAGATTACTGTGTATTAAAGTTTACTGCTGAAAGCGGCAGATTTTACAGTAATTTTAAATCAGAAAATATTATAATTAAATAA